In Acropora palmata chromosome 7, jaAcrPala1.3, whole genome shotgun sequence, one genomic interval encodes:
- the LOC141886204 gene encoding uncharacterized protein LOC141886204: MFNPNTHQFNFVPRADCSMPHSLQVNAKNPSYLSDNRTAITSANGPACFTDGPCLFSNPHRTCGADFAKAGLYNLRPRGSACSSISDLPSVPAKFKKSKDAATPPPVKAKRQRNSLKKRLLVNARERDRMRVLNNGFQALRDALPCYIADGHMAKITTLRLAINYIKALNEVLNEDAPSIPPKQHCQTTSLQHPPSNLSSNSCSMIQQIPNQSSHFKPVLPPINVISSARISN, translated from the exons ATGTTTAATCCCAATACACACCAGTTCAACTTTGTCCCGCGAGCCGACTGCAGCATGCCCCACAGCTTACAGGTCAACGCCAAGAATCCGTCGTACCTAAGCGATAACAGAACGGCGATAACTTCCGCAAACGGACCTGCTTGCTTCACAGATGGTCCCTGCTTATTTTCCAATCCACATAGGACTTGTGGCGCAGATTTCGCCAAAGCGGGTCTCTACAATCTGCGTCCAAGAGGCTCTGCTTGTTCCAGCATCTCCGATCTCCCTTCTGTACCTGCAAAATTCAAGAAGTCTAAAGACGCTGCCACACCACCGCCCGTCAAAGCCAAACGCCAGCGTAACTCCTTGAAGAAACGACTCCTCGTGAACGCGCGTGAACGTGACCGAATGCGCGTTCTAAACAACGGTTTCCAAGCTCTCCGTGATGCTCTACCCTGTTATATCGCTGATGGCCATATGGCGAAAATAACCACACTGCGACTGGCTATAAACTATATCAAGGCCTTGAACGAAGTCCTCAACGAAGATGCTCCATCAATTCCGCCCAAGCAACATTGCCAAACTACGTCATTGCAACATCCTCCGTCGAACTTGTCTTCTAATTCCTGCTCCATGATACAACAGATTCCAAACCAGTCGAGTCACTTCAAACCAGTACTACCACCAATCAAT GTCATATCTTCAGCAAGAATATCAAACTGA